The segment ACGCTCTCCCCTCTCAGGATTTTCATTCCCACTTCCCGATCCAGCTCATAGACAGAACCGCAGCAGGACATTTTTACATAGAACTGGCGGTTCCATTTAAAAACAGGAATAAAAAAGAAGCTGAAATAGGTGTATGTCATGAAAACCTGGTATCTCCCGTATCCGCCGCATCTGCTGCAGATAACCGTTTTCAGGTAATTAAGCTGCTTTACAGCCGAGCTGATCCCGCCTATAAAAATCATATTTCTCCTTCCTCTTTGCCGCATTCCCAGCCCTTCTGACGTCTGAATGCCTGTCCGAAAAAATCTGATACAAGTATACAAAATCATACCGGGTTTCGCAACCGATTTTCCTCTATAATTTTATCAGAAGCCTGCGCTTTTCTTTCTTCTGCCTTTCCCCCGGTCTTTTCTCTGTCCCCTTTCTCTCCCTTTTTTCTTCCCTTTTTTCTCACTCCTTTTTTCTCTCCCCCTCTTTCTCTGCCTTTTTTTCTTTTCCTCTCTGCCAGGCTGTCCCATCTCTGTTTCCATGCCATTCCAGGTCAGCTGGTGGCTAAACTCTCAAAACCTCTTGTATTTCGCCAGAGGCGCTGTTATAACTAGATAAGGGCTGACAGCGACAGCCGATACGTGAAAGGAAGCAGACAATGGTTCATAGAATACAAAAGAAAATTTCTTATATGGATTTGAGACAGATCGCCGATTCCGGCCAGTCCTTCCGCATGGCGAAGCTGCAGGACAAGCGTTTTTCTGTTATAAGCGGGGAGCATTACCTGGAGATTGTTCAGGGACCGGGCGAGGACCATGCAGCAGAACGGTCTTTCACCTTTTGCTGTGATGAGGAAGAGCTGCACTTCTGGGAACACTACTTTGATCTGGAACACGATTATGGGGTTTACATAAATTCCGTCAGAAAGAGAGACTCCTATCTGTCGCAGGCAGCCCGGGCCGGAAGCGGCATAAGAATTCTGAATCAGGATCCCTGGGAGATGGTTATCACCTTTGTCATCTCACAGCAGAAAACCATCCCAAAGATCAGGGAGGCAGTGGAAGCTTTAAGCAGAAACTATGGGACGCGGCATGAAACAGTGGTAAACGATGACGAAGGGGAGCATACCGTCGTCTGGTACAGCTTCCCGACCCCGGCGCAGCTCTCAGCGGCATCGGAGACAGAACTGCGGGAGCTGAAGCTGGGGTACCGGGCCAAGTATATTTTTCGCCTCTGCCAGGATGCTGTGGAGGGGCGGCTGGATTTGGAACTGCTCCAGAGGCTGAGCTACGGCGAGGCCATGACCTATCTTGGCAGCTTTTACGGAATCGGAACAAAGGTTGCCAACTGTATCTGCCTGTTCGGCCTTCACCATATCGAGGCCTTTCCCGTGGACACCTGGATCGAGCAGATCCTGATGGCGGAATATTACAGGAAACGGAAGAAAAAATATGACTCCCTTCCAAAGTCCAAGCTGTATCAGGAAATGATTGCCGATCACTTTGGCATGTACAAGGGGTATGCGGGGGTTATGCAGCAGTATATATTCTATTATGAGAGGGTGAGGAGAGGGAAGGTGAGGTAGAAAATTTCTTGGCCAGAACAGGCTTCCAATCCTGAGTTGCGGTACGGGCTTATCGGCAGCGGTGTCTTGCGCTTCAGGGCCTTCCTTCTCATTTGTGAGAAAGTTTCAGGGGCAGGTGTAACTCGTATGAGTCACACCTGCCCCTGTTTGGGAACATCTATTTCCCAACTGCATTGCGGTTTGTGTAAGAAGAACTGTTAAAGTTAGTTGAAATAACCATAATCAAACGTGCTGGTAATAGATTCCTTTAAGGAACCATCCTTATATGCTTTTGATTTCACCTGAATTCTGTAGCTGTATCCTTTTTCTACATAATATGTTTTA is part of the Clostridium sp. M62/1 genome and harbors:
- a CDS encoding zinc ribbon domain-containing protein, yielding MIFIGGISSAVKQLNYLKTVICSRCGGYGRYQVFMTYTYFSFFFIPVFKWNRQFYVKMSCCGSVYELDREVGMKILRGESVDIREEDLTLIKAGGRSFELSDFEEERTCPGCGASVSEDYSYCPYCGEPLDRR
- a CDS encoding DNA glycosylase codes for the protein MVHRIQKKISYMDLRQIADSGQSFRMAKLQDKRFSVISGEHYLEIVQGPGEDHAAERSFTFCCDEEELHFWEHYFDLEHDYGVYINSVRKRDSYLSQAARAGSGIRILNQDPWEMVITFVISQQKTIPKIREAVEALSRNYGTRHETVVNDDEGEHTVVWYSFPTPAQLSAASETELRELKLGYRAKYIFRLCQDAVEGRLDLELLQRLSYGEAMTYLGSFYGIGTKVANCICLFGLHHIEAFPVDTWIEQILMAEYYRKRKKKYDSLPKSKLYQEMIADHFGMYKGYAGVMQQYIFYYERVRRGKVR